A genomic window from Rhodopirellula halodulae includes:
- a CDS encoding acyltransferase family protein, protein MPNVRRRRNFISSRASHHIPILGPLRGIAAFAVCLFHFSHGNAGFLSSVDPVAAIGSFGWLGVEAFFVISGFVIPYSLHLRSYKLRDSGRFFIRRLKRLEPPFFACIVLVILLHQLSMQVPGFRGGPLDLSWPKLLAHVAYLNAILDYGWLNPVFWTLAIEFQYYIFVAIAFPLLAHTNTYIRYSSALLIASLGFAGLGNSALLPHWLPLFAIGMVAFQFYVGLLPNFPFLLFLTLIISLSHSIVGLQQTVVGSITAGAIVLTRDRELPRFFIPLSFLGTISYSLYLLHVPIGGRIINLADRLPESLAYRYPAIVAALAVSIIAAYVFWRFVERPSQRWSKGSAGSTPHGSDEPSHAPEPAVEPVSRG, encoded by the coding sequence ATGCCAAACGTTCGTCGCAGGAGAAACTTCATTAGCTCACGCGCCTCACACCACATCCCCATACTTGGCCCGCTCCGAGGAATCGCTGCTTTTGCCGTTTGTCTGTTCCATTTCAGCCACGGAAACGCTGGATTCCTAAGCTCGGTCGATCCCGTTGCCGCAATTGGGTCGTTCGGCTGGCTTGGCGTTGAAGCATTCTTCGTCATCTCGGGATTTGTCATTCCATATTCATTGCATTTGCGTTCTTACAAACTGCGCGACAGTGGACGATTCTTCATCCGTCGCCTCAAACGGCTTGAGCCACCCTTTTTTGCCTGCATCGTTCTTGTAATTTTGCTGCATCAACTCTCGATGCAAGTACCCGGCTTTCGTGGTGGACCACTGGACCTCAGTTGGCCAAAACTCTTGGCACATGTCGCTTACTTGAATGCCATCCTTGATTACGGGTGGTTGAATCCGGTGTTTTGGACATTAGCAATTGAATTTCAATACTACATATTCGTAGCGATTGCATTTCCACTCCTCGCTCACACCAACACTTACATCCGCTATAGCAGTGCATTGCTTATCGCTTCTCTCGGATTTGCCGGGCTTGGCAACTCAGCTCTGCTCCCTCATTGGCTTCCGCTCTTTGCCATTGGAATGGTTGCATTCCAATTCTACGTTGGTCTGCTACCTAACTTTCCGTTTCTTTTGTTCCTTACACTTATCATCTCACTTTCGCACTCAATTGTTGGTCTCCAGCAAACAGTTGTGGGATCAATTACCGCAGGCGCAATCGTACTCACAAGAGATCGGGAACTTCCGAGATTCTTCATCCCGTTGTCTTTCCTTGGAACGATTTCGTATTCGCTGTATCTCTTGCATGTTCCAATCGGCGGACGCATTATCAACCTTGCAGATCGGCTACCTGAATCACTAGCATATCGGTATCCTGCTATCGTCGCGGCACTGGCCGTTTCGATCATCGCTGCATATGTATTCTGGCGGTTTGTCGAACGTCCTTCGCAACGTTGGTCAAAAGGGTCGGCTGGTTCAACACCGCACGGAAGCGACGAACCATCGCATGCACCGGAGCCGGCGGTCGAGCCAGTTTCAAGGGGATAG
- a CDS encoding metallophosphoesterase family protein has product MTRHLAIGDIHGCIDALRSLVAFVDLRGSDTVVTLGDYVDRGPDTRSVIDWLIAFGQSSSLVALRGNHDVMMLNARINVSDKLKWGQFGGVETLDSYATEDNDIPDLDDIPPTHSDFLARLRPYYETEIHIFVHATVAPNTPMDEQTDWSLYWDRYSERFPGHKSGKFLVCGHKSQDSGLPIGNDSSVCIDTGACKGGWLSCFCTETGEIWQANEQGETRSMHLDDVNVDARS; this is encoded by the coding sequence ATGACACGACACCTCGCAATCGGAGACATTCACGGATGTATTGACGCTCTCCGCTCCTTGGTCGCGTTTGTCGACCTGCGTGGCTCTGACACAGTAGTGACGCTCGGCGACTACGTTGATCGCGGACCCGACACGCGTTCCGTAATCGATTGGCTCATCGCCTTTGGCCAATCGAGTTCTCTCGTGGCACTTCGTGGCAATCACGATGTGATGATGTTGAACGCACGCATCAACGTGAGCGACAAACTCAAGTGGGGCCAATTTGGCGGTGTCGAAACGCTTGACTCGTACGCGACAGAAGACAACGACATCCCTGATTTGGACGATATCCCACCTACACACTCGGATTTTCTTGCAAGATTGCGACCGTACTACGAGACCGAGATTCATATCTTTGTACATGCGACTGTCGCCCCCAACACTCCAATGGACGAGCAGACTGACTGGTCGCTTTACTGGGATCGCTACTCAGAAAGATTCCCGGGCCACAAGTCCGGCAAGTTTCTGGTTTGCGGACACAAGTCGCAGGACTCCGGGCTCCCAATCGGCAATGATTCGTCTGTTTGCATCGATACGGGAGCCTGCAAAGGTGGTTGGCTTTCCTGTTTCTGTACAGAGACTGGAGAGATCTGGCAGGCCAACGAGCAAGGTGAAACGCGCAGCATGCATCTTGACGACGTCAACGTCGACGCTCGATCATGA